A window of Lepidochelys kempii isolate rLepKem1 chromosome 1, rLepKem1.hap2, whole genome shotgun sequence contains these coding sequences:
- the LOC140901075 gene encoding uncharacterized protein yields the protein MQSSSAQVTMMESQNRKRAPAWTEREVRDLIAVWGEESVLSELRSSFRNAKTFVKISQGMKDRGHNRDPKQCRVKLKELRQAYQKTREANSRSGSEPQTCRFCDELHAILGGSATTTPAVLFDSFNGDGGNMEAGFGDEEDEEEEEVVDSSQQASGETGFPDSQELFLTLDLEPVPPEPTQGCLLDPAGGEGTSAACVSMITGSSPSQRLGKLRKKKNALAMKCSPNSCCPPTLTEHRRMRGGK from the exons atgcagagctcatcagcacaggtgaccatgatggagtcccagaatcgcaaaagagctccagcatggaccgaacgggaggtacgggatctgatcgctgtttggggagaggaatccgtgctatcagaactccgttccagttttcgaaatgccaaaacctttgtgaaaatctcccagggcatgaaggacagaggccataacagggacccgaagcagtgccgcgtgaaactgaaggagctgaggcaagcctaccagaaaaccagagaggcgaacagccgctctgggtcagagccccaaacatgccgcttctgtgatgagctgcatgccattttagggggttcagccaccactaccccagccgtgttgtttgactccttcaatggagatggaggcaatatggaagcaggttttggggacgaagaagatgaggaggaggaggaggttgtagatagctcacagcaagcaagcggagaaaccggttttcccgacagccaggaactgtttctcaccctagacctggagccagtaccccccgaacccacccaaggctgcctcctggacccagcaggcggagaagggacctctg ctgcatgtgtttcaatgatcacaggatcttctccttcccagaggctagggaagcttagaaagaaaaaaaacgcactcgcgatgaaatgttctccgaactcatgctgtcctcccacactgacagagcacagacgaatgcgtggaggcaaataa